In Aegilops tauschii subsp. strangulata cultivar AL8/78 chromosome 3, Aet v6.0, whole genome shotgun sequence, one genomic interval encodes:
- the LOC109742797 gene encoding F-box/FBD/LRR-repeat protein At5g22660, producing MEAALPEFECLGSAGPITAVANEFLREQTPHNENESEEQLHRLFNPASYALPVGPPVSAAASLSALPPDDDVDRVSRLPDALLCDVVSRLPVKDAARTAALSHRWRGVWRSTPLVLHDADLLPDTSAVSRVLDAHPGPFRCVHLTSTRSQGFRGMLVRWLRLLAAKGVQELVLINCRWPLDYVLPASLLGLTTLTRLYLGMWKFPDTVGLPRATCFRNLRDLGLHNVLAERSDLDFILDRSPVLETLCVQGNVLKLRIRLVSQSLRCVKIIGCFIEEIFVLDAPNLERFIYSDAWHPVGNCTTTVKIGHAPKLHLLGYLVLDPTKHVLDVGNTIIKAGIGMSPSTMLPGVKIMALEVRFAVRNDVKMIPSVRRCFPNVETLHIMSGKDDQSTGKLNLKFWHKSGIIECIRSRIKLLVVRDFKGGRNEMAFLKFFFQTALVLEEVVILLPDDPTDHMYRKVVSLRHIERASEASFTVGKQVCSSRLPSER from the exons atggagGCGGCCTTGCCGGAGTTCGAGTGCCTAGGGTCGGCCGGTCCCATAACCGCGGTGGCGAACGAGTTCCTGCGCGAGCAGACCCCGCACAACGAGAACGAGTCGGAGGAGCAACTCCACCGCCTGTTCAACCCCGCCTCCTACGCCCTGCCCGTTGGCCCGCCCgtctccgccgccgccagcctCTCCGCCCTGCCCCCCGACGACGACGTCGACCGCGTCAGCCGCCTCCCCGACGCGCTCCTCTGCGACGTCGTGTCCCGCCTCCCCGTCAAGGACGCCGCGCGCACGGCCGCGCTCTCCCACCGCTGGCGCGGGGTCTGGCGCTCCACGCCGCTCGTCCTCCACGACGCCGACCTCCTCCCCGACACCTCCGCCGTGTCCCGCGTCCTCGACGCGCATCCGGGGCCCTTCCGCTGCGTCCACCTCACCAGCACCCGCTCGCAGGGCTTCCGCGGCATGCTCGTGCGCTGGCTCCGGCTCCTCGCCGCCAAGGGCGTCCAGGAGCTCGTCCTCATCAACTGCCGGTGGCCGCTCGACTACGTCCTCCCCGCCAGCCTCCTGGGCCTGACCACCCTCACCCGCCTCTACCTCGGCATGTGGAAGTTCCCCGACACGGTCGGCCTCCCGCGCGCCACCTGCTTCCGCAATCTCCGTGACCTCGGCCTCCACAACGTCCTGGCAGAGAGAAGTGATCTGGACTTCATCCTCGACAGGAGCCCCGTGCTGGAGACGCTGTGTGTCCAGGGCAATGTGCTCAAGCTTCGCATCCGGCTCGTCAGCCAAAGCCTCCGGTGCGTGAAGATCATCGGGTGCTTCATCGAGGAGATCTTCGTGTTGGACGCCCCAAATCTTGAGCGGTTCATCTATTCAGATGCGTGGCACCCTGTTGGCAACTGCACCACCACGGTCAAGATCGGCCATGCCCCCAAGCTGCACTTGTTGGGATACTTGGTGTTGGACCCAACAAAGCATGTCCTAGATGTGGGCAACACCATCATCAAG GCTGGGATAGGGATGAGCCCAAGCACCATGTTACCAGGTGTGAAAATCATGGCTTTGGAGGTGCGTTTCGCAGTCCGCAATGATGTCAAGATGATCCCCAGTGTCCGCAGATGCTTTCCGAATGTTGAGACGCTCCACATCATG TCTGGAAAAGATGATCAATCCACTGGCAAGCTCAACCTGAAGTTCTGGCACAAGTCCGGTATCATAGAATGCATACGGTCGCGCATCAAGCTGCTGGTTGTCCGGGATTTCAAAGGGGGTCGAAACGAGATGGCCTTCCTCAAATTCTTCTTTCAGACTGCGTTGGTGCTGGAGGAGGTGGTGATTCTGTTGCCCGATGATCCGACGGATCATATGTATCGCAAGGTGGTGTCCCTGAGGCACATCGAACGGGCCAGTGAAGCGTCCTTTACTGTGGGCAAGCAAGTCTGTTCCTCGAGGCTTCCTTCGGAGCGTTGA